GGCAAGGGCGGCTTTGCGAAAACGCTCGAAGGCATGGGCTGGCTGCGCGATCAGGGTGCAAGGCTCGCCGTTGCCGGGCGGATGCTCTGGCAGGAAAGCGAGGCGGAAGCGCGCGAAGCTTTTGCGGAGCTGTTCAAGGCACATGGCTTTGACATCAGTGCTGCCGATCCGGGGCGCACCGTGCTTTTCCCCGAGATGGACGTGAACGTGGAAGTACCAGAGATCACAACGGCTTGCTGGGGGATCCTCAACAAGAAACCCACCGATGTGATGTGTGCCTCATCGCGCATGGTGGTGAAGCACAAGGGGGCTGTGACGCCTTCGGTGATCGCCTGCACCCTGCTGCCTTACGCGCCCGAGTTCGACATGGGCGCGACGCTGGAAGAGGCCGAAAAACCGGTACAACTGAACCACCCCCACTGCGCGAAGTTCTGCGTGCTGGGCGGGGCGAGCTGCTCGGCCTAGGCGTCCAACTCGGTATCCCAGTAGAGGAAATCCATCCAGCTTTCGTGCAGGAAGTTCGGCGGGAACTTGCGGCCCGCGTTGCGCAGCTCTTCCGCGCCGGGCTGGCGCGGCGGTTTGCGCAAGGCAAGGCCCGATTGGCGCAGCGATTTGCTGCCCTTCTTCAGGTTGCAGCGTGAACAGGCCGCCACCACGTTTTCCCAGCTTGTCACCCCGCCCGCGGCGCGTGGCACCACGTGATCGAACGTCAGATCGCCCTTGCTGCCGCAGTATTGGCAGCAGAATTCGTCCCTCAAGAAAAGATTAAAGCGCGTGAAGGCCACGCGCTTTTGAGGTTTCACAAACTCTTTCAGGACAACAACCGAAGGCACCCGGATCACCGTCGAAGGACTTCGGACGACGTGATCATATTCGGCCACGATGTCCACCCGATCCAGGAAGGCCGCTTTCACCGCCTCCTGCCAGGGCCAGAGCGACAGCGGATAATAGGAAAGCGGCCGGTAATCCGCATTCAGCACCAACGCCGGGTGCTGCTTGAGAGCGTGCGGCTCCCGCACGAACTCGGTTCTGAAATCGCCATCCATGGCCACTACGACTCCGTCCTCGCCTTGCGTTCACGATCGGCCAGCCTTTCAAAGTCGGCCGGCCCGATCCGGACCAAGGCGGGCGCAACCGCCCCGGCTCTAAGATCACTATATATGGCGTCAGCCACCTGACAAGCCCCACGATCTTCGCTAGGCTCACAAGAGCGATAGCAAGCCGGGGTGACAGTAGAATGACACCACAAAAACCCGTCAAAATCCTTGAGACCGCCCTTTACGTGGGCGATCTGGACGCCGCCGAGGCCTTTTACGCTGAAATTCTGGGCCTTGAGCGGATTCAGCGCGTGGGCAACCGCCATGTGTTCTTTCGCGTCGGTGACGGCGTGCTCCTGCTGTTCAACGCAGGCGAAACGGAAATCCCCGCCCCCGGCGCGCGGTTTCCGGTGCCGCCCCATGGCGCGCGCGGTGCGGGCCATATGTGTTTTGCGGCGGATGCGGCGGAGATTGACGCTTG
The sequence above is drawn from the Pseudoruegeria sp. SHC-113 genome and encodes:
- a CDS encoding HNH endonuclease, which encodes MDGDFRTEFVREPHALKQHPALVLNADYRPLSYYPLSLWPWQEAVKAAFLDRVDIVAEYDHVVRSPSTVIRVPSVVVLKEFVKPQKRVAFTRFNLFLRDEFCCQYCGSKGDLTFDHVVPRAAGGVTSWENVVAACSRCNLKKGSKSLRQSGLALRKPPRQPGAEELRNAGRKFPPNFLHESWMDFLYWDTELDA
- a CDS encoding VOC family protein, with protein sequence MTPQKPVKILETALYVGDLDAAEAFYAEILGLERIQRVGNRHVFFRVGDGVLLLFNAGETEIPAPGARFPVPPHGARGAGHMCFAADAAEIDAWVAQFTALGIEIEADFHWPNGARSIYIRDPHGNSIEFAEPFLWDG